One Vallitalea okinawensis DNA window includes the following coding sequences:
- a CDS encoding DUF2508 family protein, with protein MIPNLWHNTEDTLSEEERQIMELLKETQEEIDQIHNKYDYATDQSIIDSYIYQLKALHLRYEHLLNEVKKFCS; from the coding sequence ATGATACCTAACTTATGGCACAACACTGAAGATACACTATCAGAAGAAGAGAGACAAATTATGGAACTCCTCAAAGAAACCCAAGAAGAAATTGACCAAATACACAACAAGTATGATTATGCTACTGACCAAAGCATAATCGACAGCTATATCTACCAACTTAAAGCGTTACATTTACGCTATGAACATTTGCTAAATGAAGTAAAAAAATTCTGTTCTTGA